One segment of Neobacillus endophyticus DNA contains the following:
- the prpE gene encoding bis(5'-nucleosyl)-tetraphosphatase PrpE codes for MKIDIIGDIHGCNREFQELTTKIGYVWENGLPHHPENRVIGFVGDLTDRGPESLKVIEVVWELVFKQKNAYYAPGNHCNKLYRFFLGNKVQIAHGLETTVAEYESLEPEKRQLIRKKFMELYESAPLYLVLDQQKLIIAHAGIKQELIGKTNGKAKEFVLYGDITGEKHADGTPVRRDWAKNYHGEASIVYGHTPVKEPRIINNTYNIDTGAVFGGNLTALRYPEMETVSVPSTMPYVPEKFRQFD; via the coding sequence ATGAAAATAGATATTATCGGCGATATTCACGGTTGTAATCGAGAATTTCAAGAACTCACCACAAAGATCGGCTATGTGTGGGAAAACGGCCTGCCGCACCATCCTGAAAACAGGGTAATCGGCTTTGTTGGTGATTTAACAGATCGCGGACCAGAGTCACTTAAGGTAATTGAAGTAGTTTGGGAGCTAGTGTTTAAACAAAAAAATGCTTATTATGCACCGGGAAATCATTGTAATAAATTATACCGTTTCTTTCTGGGAAACAAAGTTCAAATTGCCCACGGCCTGGAAACGACAGTTGCTGAATATGAATCATTAGAACCTGAAAAACGACAATTAATTCGCAAAAAATTTATGGAGCTCTATGAATCCGCACCATTATATCTAGTTTTGGATCAGCAAAAATTAATCATTGCCCATGCCGGAATTAAACAGGAATTAATTGGAAAGACAAATGGAAAAGCAAAAGAATTTGTCTTATATGGTGATATCACAGGGGAAAAACATGCTGATGGAACGCCAGTAAGAAGAGATTGGGCTAAAAACTACCATGGTGAGGCAAGTATTGTATATGGACATACTCCCGTGAAAGAACCGCGAATTATCAATAATACATATAATATTGATACTGGTGCTGTTTTCGGCGGTAACCTTACCGCATTAAGATATCCTGAAATGGAGACTGTCTCGGTCCCATCAACAATGCCATATGTACCTGAAAAATTTAGGCAATTTGATTAA
- the fabI gene encoding enoyl-ACP reductase FabI, whose product MISLKGKTFVVMGVANKRSIAWGIARSLHNAGARLVFTYAGERLESSVKELAHSLDAEGTLVLPCDVTSDEAIAKCFADIKETVGTIHGIAHCIAFAKTEELKGEYLNTTRDGFLLAHNISSYSLTAVAKEARSLMTEGGSIVTLTYLGGERVMPNYNVMGVAKSSLDASVRYLAADLGKENIRVNSISAGPIRTLSAKGVGDFNTILKEIEENAPLRRTTTPEEVGDTALFLFSDLSRGITGENLHVDSGYHIL is encoded by the coding sequence ATGATTTCTTTAAAAGGAAAAACTTTCGTTGTAATGGGCGTTGCTAATAAACGCAGTATTGCATGGGGGATTGCTCGTTCACTGCATAATGCAGGGGCCCGTTTAGTGTTTACATATGCTGGCGAAAGACTAGAGAGCAGCGTCAAAGAATTGGCCCATTCTTTAGATGCTGAAGGAACTTTAGTGCTGCCTTGTGATGTGACAAGTGACGAAGCCATTGCAAAATGTTTTGCAGACATTAAAGAAACTGTTGGCACCATTCACGGGATTGCCCACTGTATTGCATTTGCAAAAACGGAAGAATTAAAAGGCGAATACCTGAATACTACTCGTGATGGTTTCTTACTGGCTCATAATATTAGCTCTTATTCTCTAACTGCTGTTGCTAAAGAAGCGCGCAGCTTAATGACGGAAGGCGGCAGCATCGTTACATTGACTTATCTAGGCGGAGAACGTGTTATGCCGAATTATAATGTAATGGGAGTGGCAAAGTCGTCATTAGATGCAAGTGTCCGTTATTTAGCTGCTGATCTTGGCAAGGAGAATATCCGAGTTAACTCGATTTCAGCTGGTCCGATCCGTACACTTTCTGCTAAAGGAGTCGGTGATTTTAACACAATTTTAAAAGAAATCGAAGAAAATGCACCACTAAGAAGAACCACAACACCGGAAGAGGTGGGAGATACTGCATTATTCTTATTCAGT